In a single window of the Cucumis melo cultivar AY chromosome 11, USDA_Cmelo_AY_1.0, whole genome shotgun sequence genome:
- the LOC103499082 gene encoding uncharacterized protein LOC103499082, which yields MVYLPKFAALKSKYNNKYLRYVNEKSSPVRTFLQYSGDEILTPFTKFEFEKAHSDPSSYHIKCCYNNKYLVSASSSDHHYIVAGADQKQEDKSKWTCTLFRPTYDNYHQSFRFSHVYLGSHVVLWRFHAPYGECLRAQSSYHTKDHPCDLNMVINMESLIALPKFLAFTGDNGLYLREIKRGSNNVPYLQFGSSSVDDSTIRMDPNVVALRNLGNGNFVKRYSSGNDQNFLFAERNEIDAFAHLRMTELVRSREIFDVAFHLSDAKIHNQSVVALATKSATNGTGKPTNVKLNIPYTNTSYCTWTSIISTKQVEVKTVIKSEVPLIVDGKIFSTASDYFGEYKWGETISESENTNGITHEATVPPMSNIIGTLYATKGSFDIPFSYKQSDILFAGNNNNPVEFSLDDGVYHGTNYYNFQYDIKIVPISTSI from the exons ATGGTGTACCTTCCCAAGTTTGCAGCACTAAAATCTAAGTACAACAACAAGTACTTACGCTATGTGAATGAAAAATCTTCACCAGTCCGTACATTTCTACAATACTCAGGAGACGAAATTCTTACGCCGTTTACGAAGTTCGAGTTTGAAAAAGCTCATTCTGATCCATCTTCGTACCATATAAAATGTTGTTACAACAACAAATATTTGGTTAGTGCTTCTTCTTCAGATCATCATTATATTGTTGCAGGAGCTGATCAAAAACAAGAAGACAAATCCAAATGGACATGCACTTTGTTTCGTCCAACCTATGACAACTATCATCAATCATTTCGATTCTCTCATGTGTATCTTGGTTCTCATGTTGTGTTGTGGAGATTCCATGCTCCTTATGGAGAATGCTTGCGAGCACAATCATCATATCATACTAAAGATCATCCTTGTGATCTCAACATGGTTATTAACATGGAGTCTTTGATTGCATTACCAAAATTTCTTGCTTTTACAGGTGACAATGGTCTTTATCTTCGTGAAATCAAGAGGGGCAGTAATAATGTTCCATACTTGCAATTTGGATCAAGCTCTGTTGATGATTCCACCATTCGAATGGA TCCCAATGTTGTTGCTCTACGTAACTTGGGCAATGGAAACTTTGTGAAAAGATACAGCTCTGGGAACGACCAAAATTTTCTATTTGctgaaagaaatgaaattgatGCATTTGCACATTTACGGATGACCGAGCTCGTTCGTTCACGAGAAATCTTCGATGTCGCGTTTCATCTCTCTGATGCGAAGATTCATAATCAAAGTGTTGTGGCGTTAGCAACTAAATCAGCTACAAATGGGACAGGAAAACCCACCAATGTAAAACTAAATATCCCATATACAAACACTTCATATTGTACATGGACTTCTATAATCTCAACAAAACAAGTAGAAGTGAAGACAGTAATCAAATCAGAAGTTCCTTTAATTGTGGATGGAAAAATATTCAGTACAGCAAGTGATTATTTTGGTGAATACAAATGGGGAGAAACTATATCAGAATCAGAAAATACAAATGGAATAACACATGAGGCAACTGTACCACCAATGAGCAATATTATTGGTACTTTGTATGCAACTAAGGGATCATTTGACATTCCCTTTTCATACAAACAATCTGATATCCTCTTCGCTGGGAACAATAACAATCCAGTTGAATTTTCCTTAGATGATGGTGTTTATCATGGCACCAACTACTACAACTTCCAATATGACATTAAAATTGTACCAATTAGTACTTCCATATAA